The following are encoded in a window of Diorhabda sublineata isolate icDioSubl1.1 chromosome 3, icDioSubl1.1, whole genome shotgun sequence genomic DNA:
- the LOC130442152 gene encoding probable H/ACA ribonucleoprotein complex subunit 1: MSFRGNNKFGNRDRGGSRGGGGRGGFGGGGRGGGRGGGRGGFGGGRNFDQGPPEQVIPLGYFEKSVQDDLVCKVEIEDVPYFNAPIYLENKNQIGKIDEIFGNIRNYWVSIRLGEDVKASSFNQNQKLFIDPSKLLPLQRFLPGASSGNKKRGGGGGRGGGRGGRGSFGNRGRGGFGGGDRRGGGGGGGDRSFGGGFKRNSGGGNFNRNSGGFGRGGGGGGGKRW; the protein is encoded by the exons ATGTCATTTAgaggaaataataaatttggaaataggGATCGTGGAGGATCTAGAGGAGGGGGCGGACGCGGAGGTTTTGGTGGAGGTGGTCGTGGAGGCGGTCGTGGTGGAGGTCGAGGAGGATTTGGCGGAGGAAGAAATTTTGATCAAGGTCCACCTGAGCAAGTTATACCATTGGGATACTTTGAAAAATCAGTTCAAGATGATTTAGTGTGCAAGGTTGAAATTGAAGATGTACCTTACTTTAATGCTCCTatctatttagaaaataaaaatcaaattggaaaaattgatgaaatatttggaaacatAAGAAATTACTGGGTCAGCATAAGATTGGGTGAAGATGTAAAAGCTAGTAGCttcaatcaaaatcaaaag CTGTTCATAGATCCATCAAAACTACTGCCACTTCAAAGGTTTTTGCCTGGTGCATCAAGTGGTAATAAAAAACGCGGCGGCGGTGGTGGTCGTGGTGGCGGACGAGGAGGTAGAGGAAGTTTTGGTAATAGGGGAAGAGGCGGTTTTGGAGGTGGTGATAGaagaggaggaggaggaggaggaggtgACAGAAGTTTTGGTGGTggatttaaaagaaatagtgGTGGAGGTAATTTTAATAGAAACTCTGGAGGATTTGGAAGAGGCGGGGGCGGAGGAGGAGGCAAAAGATGGTAA